One region of Plectropomus leopardus isolate mb unplaced genomic scaffold, YSFRI_Pleo_2.0 unplaced_scaffold2011, whole genome shotgun sequence genomic DNA includes:
- the zgc:136683 gene encoding receptor-type tyrosine-protein phosphatase mu, whose protein sequence is SSFLFVNTSGRYGGQRAQLLLPPLKENDTHCVSFLFYQAGGREGAAPATLNVYVKENNSPLGVPVFNSSGPAYHIWKGVELAVSTFWPNYYQV, encoded by the exons gttCCTCCTTCCTGTTTGTGAACACGTCGGGTCGATACGGCGGTCAGCgcgctcagctgctgctgccgccgctcAAAGAGAACGACACGCACTGCGTCAGCTTCCTGTTCTACCAGGCGGGAGGTCGTGAGGGCGCAGCGCCCGCCACGCTCAACGTCTACGTCAAAG AGAACAACAGTCCTCTGGGAGTTCCCGTCTTTAACTCCTCAGGCCCCGCCTACCACATCTGGAAAGGGGTGGAGCTCGCCGTTTCCACCTTCTGGCCCAACTACTACCAggtag